A region of the Apium graveolens cultivar Ventura chromosome 6, ASM990537v1, whole genome shotgun sequence genome:
agcagtattagaaggatatactgacgcaaattggatatctagcaagaaagcacttaagtctacgagtggctatgtgtttacattagctggagcggcaatatcatggaaatcctcaaaacaaacggtgataactcattccacgatggaagctgagtttgtggcactagataaatgcgtcgaagaggctgaatatctacgtcagtttctgaaggatattccaagatggccaaagcctgtaactgcaatagggattcactgtgatagtcaatccgctattggcagagcacagagcacgatgtataatggaaagtctcgtcatatacgacgacgacacagttccattagacaattgatctcaaccgaaattatcactattgactatataccgtcaaaggataatatcgcggatccactaaccaaagggttatcaagagaagtggttgagaaatcatcgagagggatgggccttaagcctattgcttaacggcatcatggtggacacccaaccattgctgactggagatcccaagaacttggttcaatgggacaactaaatcatgatgaccaaatcactgtgggggtaacccctggcctgttcctatgatgaggaaacagtgagacccgtaaggtacgaggttaagctttgagcttttaatgatctttgatgaatacatggagctcaggagtgaacgcatggaattcagttgagtaaacgcgggttactttataagataaagatcacctatgtgggagagaagtggggccgcttcaaaggagaattgcgaggcacaattctttagaaacttctgcagaaccaggacgatgttccatggccaaaatggatatactcatgagagctgaacgagtcagaaacgatatagtgataagtatatcatcgtttacataaacggtcgaacagttcaaggacaagcacgtctactgtctaccagtaaagtcggtatgcttactcgagcgaaggttcaaggagcattctctacctatcgtatgctatatctgatcgaagaaactatcaccaagttaaactccgtgtctgtctgtctgtctggtgtgtgctactaagatcaccaatctcacccatgtgggggattgttggaaaatatgggtataagtcccatattggtaagtcatatttttgagcattatgactaaaagatgtgtgagatatgatgatattctcttaataatggaaattattattttccattagaatttggctcaaatattatggcataaattaatttgattttgtttcagattaattgatatggtgtatgtcttgatatatttaatctgattctgtttcagattatttatggaatagagtagcttgcaagtattacaccgattccataattaatgatatttaattatggaaaagagtagcgcacaagtctatctacacctatataaacacctctaaggcgttagagttagacacaccaaaaacatattcgcctctaaacacaaatctctctctcggtgatagtttcgtgcccgttcaagctcgctgaaggtgctcgttatccgtaacgccgccgctacctcgttttatcctgggaggctatcgactcgcacatacggtgagaggcgaaatagctttaaggagacagtttcaactggactcgaggatctctcttctgtttatatcttttcttcctccgtttgatctcgtttactcacgcacacacttgtttgattatttgtattaatcgcagattgtttaAACAGTATTAACATTCATAATTATAAGTACATCCCCGGGAAATCTATTCACTTGTAAGACTGGAGTCACTAAGGAGTTCGGGTATCGTACCCAAGAATGCCAAATCTGTTTTCCGAGCAGAGCTTGATCACAAGGTTTTTTTTTTAATCTTTGTCGCCCTTTTCCTAACCAGTCATGAATTTCCCCAATTCTTTTGTCGTTAAAATGAATTAGACACGTTTTCTTGCAACAATTTCTGAATGTTGATAGTTTTTTAAAGCCGAAAGTGTAGAGTTTAAATTCAAGATTAGAATTCAACAAGAAACATAGCCCGTATGACTCGTGTGTATTCGATTATCAGTCCCTCTTTTCAGAGTTAGTTAACCAAGTATAGTAGTTCGAGAGCCTGCTTTTCAATGTTGGTTAAACAACTATAATCTCATATCTTAAACCTCCTTTTCAACATTGGTTAAACAACTATAGTCATATCAAGTAACATACAAGTAAAGTAAGACATATTTGTGAATGTCAAGCAATGTACAAGTAGAATAAGACCATATAGTATTTGTTTGTGACCGTTTATAATTTAGAGCAGGTGAGGTTAATGTATACTGTCCTTGGCTCGTACTAGCATTCTTGAAGAATTTTTGAACAGCCCAGCTTTAGAGGAGCATTACTATTATTTCAATAAATATGAATACCAAGTGTATAATAATTGCATAAAGTGCACGGGACAGCAAATTAGGGAATTACAGTTGAAGTTTGTAGCAGGGACTGTTGgaaaaacttagagaaaaaaagaagacacctacattttgcagagaacttgtactgctatattttttgttttcttttcctCTCAAACTCTCTCTTGAGGTTCAGTGCAAGTTCAATGCAACcattgcaaaaaaaaaaaaaaaaacaaaaaaaaaaaaaaaaaaaaaaaaaaaaaaaatatagcagtacaagttctctgcaaaatgtaggtgtcttctttttttctctaagtttttcCAACAGGGACGAGGTTACAAATTAAAGAAAAAGTTTTAAGTAGGAATCCATGCGAGTGTAGTCAACTTCTGGATAAAGCTCAGAAGCTTCTTCCGACCCATCTTCTCCAATTTCAAAATTTGTTAAACAACCTTCATAAAATATGTGATAGAAGTGTCCTACTCCAACTTGAGAAGCATAATCCATTCCTGCATTTTTCATTTTATCTTTTAAATCAACTTAAAATATATACAAATGTGTGGATATGCCTTGAATGTATAATATGTTCGTTGATTGTCACCTTTCATGGAAGCCAAGAAATCCTCAGCAGAGATGTTGAGTTTCTTCAGCTTATTTCCTGAGAGACTCTCCCACTTATCAATCAGCTGCTTCTGAGAAAGAATATTTTCCTTTGGCCTAATGTACATAGTCTTGTTCAACGTACGAGGATCGTCAACACTCTTAATCGTATACGTAGCAATATCATCTTCATCCATGTAAACCACTGTAATGTATAATCATAAAATGCAGTTCAGATTTTGGTATGTAATTAAAGATATGTATTTAGTAGTATTTCACCTAATTGTTACATTGACATCTTAGGTAAAGCAGCCCTCAGGCTCCATCTGATCTTCTCACCCTAAAACGTAATTTCCATAGAACACGATTCTGCATAAACATATACCTTTAGCATTGCCATCACCGTATAAGCACACTTTGTCTTTTGGAGGAAGGAGGGTGCCAAGTTGGGAGAGATTAGGAACAAAGTAACCGGCAAAGCAATTGGCGGAGACATAAGTAAATGGAATTTTAGCTTCTTCTATTGCTTTCCTCACCACCATCTTCTCATCAAATGTTACCCTTCCCGGTTCAAGAGCGTTCATCATTCGTGCAGGGTCCATACCAAACTCAGACGGCAAGAAACGCTACATTTTTTGTTCTAGTCAAATTTCGCATTACAATTTATAATAATATCATGACCTCTGTAAAATATACACACCTTAATGTTCCCAGCTTCTTTGATGGCATCAACAAGCTTGAGCTGCATGGTTATGTTGTGACTCCGAAAATGTACCCCGGACATGGTACAAATGACAACATCAACCTGTTTAACAGCGTTCACCAGGCTCTGGTGATCGAAGAAGGAGGTTTCGATGAGTCGAGCCCCTTTCTTTTTGAACGACAACAATATCTGCAATTTATCGATGTCTAAGCCTATCTCAGGGCGTTGGAGAACATAGGTAATGTGCCCTTGAGCTATGCTAGCCTTTACAATTCTCTTGCCAATATAACCAGTTCCACCTACTACAAGAACTCTGCTTTTCATCATTGTCTTGTAGATTTTCTTTCCTCAAGTTGGGGCTTACAAGCATGTAAAACTCAGATTATATATACAAATTTAGTACGGCCTACTTAAGGATTAAGTTTAAGGATTAAGTTTTTCTATAATATTGTTATAAGTTGTATTGAGTGATACTTACTTCTGTTGAATATGCATGCTGTGCAAGCTACATAACATGGGTTTGGTGGCTTATAATTACTGGTTTAAATTGCACCAATttgttaatattcaaataattctaaaattttgTTTGTTCTTTTGtataataaatttaatatatttatataaatatataataattataattataataaaaataaaaaaaattaggaagaagttattttattttagtaTGATAAATTTTGATTGCAGTTTAGCGGAATAAGAAAATTATATCTAATAGTTtaacaatttatttttatttttaataatttaaatatggATTAATTGTTGAATCAAAATATATACCATTtgattattatattataatatagatTATCACCAAAAAAATATATCATAGTATAGATTTAATGGGTTTGGTGTGAGGAAAAATATTGGTACTAATTAATCGACTTGAATCTATATAAAAAAATTAACCGACTTGAAGCTCACGTAAAAGTAGAATATATTCCATTATCGAGCTATAGATAGAGAGAGTAGAGATGACAAAGATGATAAATTGGATAATAGGTTCGGTTTGAGATTAATTCAATTTTTGATATTTATAT
Encoded here:
- the LOC141667257 gene encoding isoflavone reductase homolog, producing the protein MMKSRVLVVGGTGYIGKRIVKASIAQGHITYVLQRPEIGLDIDKLQILLSFKKKGARLIETSFFDHQSLVNAVKQVDVVICTMSGVHFRSHNITMQLKLVDAIKEAGNIKRFLPSEFGMDPARMMNALEPGRVTFDEKMVVRKAIEEAKIPFTYVSANCFAGYFVPNLSQLGTLLPPKDKVCLYGDGNAKVVYMDEDDIATYTIKSVDDPRTLNKTMYIRPKENILSQKQLIDKWESLSGNKLKKLNISAEDFLASMKGMDYASQVGVGHFYHIFYEGCLTNFEIGEDGSEEASELYPEVDYTRMDSYLKLFL